A window of Xiphophorus hellerii strain 12219 chromosome 19, Xiphophorus_hellerii-4.1, whole genome shotgun sequence contains these coding sequences:
- the ttc9 gene encoding tetratricopeptide repeat protein 9A gives MSAVQAGGEERVDSGRGSLTANSGGGGGGGGVSVSPRLQQRVQPPNSGSRTKDSKNQQQQLQLLQQRHHGGSMLKQPSHNEPADVVRRALDFKSQGTQCYKDKKYREAIGKYHRALLEIKGLCRVLGDPDPGPKSTSTLLPTISKSSTLTDEQKGAMENAELECYNSLAACLLQMELVNYERVKEYCLKVLLKEGKNFKALYRSGVAYYHLGDYQKALYYLKESNKQEPSDTNAVRYIQLTEMKIRRNAQKEKKEAS, from the exons ATGAGTGCGGTCCAGGCTGGAGGCGAAGAGAGGGTGGATAGCGGCAGAGGCAGCCTCACCGCCaacagcggcggcggcggcggcggcggcggcgttaGCGTCTCCCCGAGGCTCCAGCAGCGCGTTCAGCCCCCCAACAGCGGCAGCCGGACGAAAGATAGCAAaaatcaacagcagcagctccagctcctGCAGCAGAGGCATCATGGTGGGTCGATGCTGAAGCAACCATCCCACAATGAGCCAGCTGACGTCGTGAGGCGGGCGCTGGACTTTAAGAGCCAAGGCACTCAGTGCTACAAGGATAAGAAATACAGAGAGGCGATCGGCAAGTACCACCGCGCTCTGCTGGAGATCAAGGGGCTGTGCAGGGTGCTGGGGGATCCGGACCCCGGCCCCAAGTCCACGTCCACCCTCCTGCCGACCATCAGCAAGTCCAGCACGCTGACGGACGAGCAGAAGGGGGCGATGGAGAATGCGGAGCTGGAGTGTTACAACAGCCTGGCTG CTTGCCTCTTGCAAATGGAGCTGGTGAACTACGAGCGGGTGAAGGAGTACTGCCTGAAAGTGCTTCTCAAGGAAGGGAAGAACTTCAAAGCCCTTTACCGCTCCGGAGTGGCCTACTACCACCTGGGAGACTACCAGAAGGCCCTGTACTACCTGAAGGAGTCGAACAAACAGGAGCCATCAG ACACAAACGCCGTCCGCTACATCCAGCTGACAGAGATGAAGATTCGCCGAAATGCccagaaggaaaagaaagaagcgTCGTAA
- the med6 gene encoding mediator of RNA polymerase II transcription subunit 6: MTQFLRDYLFTVMASVDFRDNLLGISWVDSGWVPILNPGNVLDYFSERSNPFYDRTCNNEIVKMQRLTLEHLNQMVGVEYILLHAQEPILYIIRKQQRQSPTQVIPLADYYIIAGVVYQAPDLGTVISSRVLSAVHGIQSAFDEAMSYCRYHPSKGYWWHFKDQEEREKTKPKSKKKEEPSSLFQRHRVDTLLLDLRSKFPPTFYQPKPGDKPIPVEVKKEPEPPAEAVKQEEREPATKSSAPAPPSKPPPEKRARLQ, translated from the exons ATGACGCAATTTTTAAGAGACTATTTGTTTACTGTCATGGCGTCGGTTGATTTCCGAG ACAACCTCCTGGGCATATCGTGGGTGGACAGCGGCTGGGTGCCGATTCTCAATCCCGGGAATGTTCTGGACTACTTCTCCGAGAGGAGCAACCCGTTCTATGACCGAACCTGCAACAACGAGATTGTGAAGATGCAGCGGCTCACTTTGGAGCACCTCAA tcaGATGGTGGGAGTGGAGTACATTCTTCTTCACGCTCAGGAACCAATCCTCTACATCATCCGTAAGCAGCAGCGGCAGTCTCCAACACAAG TGATTCCTTTGGCTGACTACTACATCATAGCGGGAGTGGTGTATCAGGCTCCAGACCTGGGGACGGTTATCAGCTCCAGAGTG CTTTCTGCAGTCCATGGAATCCAGTCGGCTTTCGACGAGGCCATGTCGTACTGCCGCTATCACCCCTCCAAAGGATACTGGTGGCACTTCAAGGATCAGGAGGAGAGAG agaaaacaaagcCTAAATCCAAGAAGAAAGAGGAGCCCAGTTCTCTGTTTCAGAGGCATCGCGTTGACACACTACTTCTGGACCTCAGATCAAAGTTTCCACCAACTTTTTACCAG CCCAAGCCTGGCGACAAACCGATTCCAG TCGAGGTAAAGAAGGAGCCTGAACCTCCCGCAGAAGCTGTGAAACAAGAGGAGCGGGAGCCGGCCACCAAGTCGTCGGCGCCGGCTCCGCCGAGCAAACCTCCGCCTGAGAAGAGGGCGAGGCTGCAGTAA